From a region of the Candidatus Thorarchaeota archaeon genome:
- a CDS encoding sugar phosphate isomerase/epimerase, whose translation MEIGTFARSNEEIRTAMADRPDFVELRLDVSHRFNYVEAHRELSSNGVRCTLHLPSDPGWHPTTVSQGIAPYLNIARQVEADVVTFHSTLSSLFYEDEDIDDFLSSIGLACDAARETGVVLSVETLGSYYTEFTLLFDANPNVRMTLDIGHGQILAHRNRAIGHIDSFFDRIVLVNVHDNRGEEMVQEVLRLKRERNVTREEMREMVRRYDTHMPIGEGSIDFPSIFRSLKQHGYNGKFLMMCEDQKAFSNEREKFMKMWQES comes from the coding sequence ATGGAGATAGGAACCTTCGCCCGAAGCAATGAAGAGATCAGGACGGCCATGGCAGATCGTCCGGACTTCGTCGAGTTGAGACTCGATGTGTCGCACAGGTTCAACTACGTGGAGGCTCACAGGGAACTCAGCTCAAATGGCGTGCGGTGCACTCTGCACCTACCAAGCGACCCGGGCTGGCACCCCACAACAGTGAGCCAGGGAATCGCTCCATATCTGAACATTGCAAGACAGGTTGAGGCGGATGTGGTGACGTTTCACTCCACGCTTTCGAGCCTGTTCTACGAAGATGAGGATATAGATGACTTCCTCAGCTCGATTGGACTGGCCTGTGATGCAGCACGTGAGACGGGGGTTGTCCTGTCAGTGGAGACCCTGGGCTCATACTACACGGAGTTCACGCTTCTGTTCGATGCGAACCCGAATGTTCGGATGACGCTTGACATCGGGCATGGGCAGATACTGGCGCACAGGAACAGAGCCATAGGACACATTGACTCGTTCTTCGACCGAATTGTCCTTGTCAACGTCCACGACAACAGAGGCGAGGAGATGGTCCAAGAGGTGCTGCGACTGAAGAGAGAACGCAATGTCACTCGTGAGGAGATGAGGGAGATGGTGCGCCGATACGACACTCATATGCCGATAGGTGAGGGTTCAATCGACTTTCCGTCAATCTTCCGCAGCCTGAAGCAGCACGGGTACAACGGGAAGTTCCTCATGATGTGCGAGGACCAGAAGGCGTTCAGCAACGAACGTGAGAAGTTTATGAAGATGTGGCAGGAGTCCTAG